One genomic segment of Streptomyces sp. NBC_00239 includes these proteins:
- a CDS encoding transglutaminase family protein has product MSGRARLTLFALLATLLTSCSMVPLVHPDSWLLRAMILVSVQSGVGALARRVPLARVLTVAAQLLVSLVLLTLSYAGERALAGVLPGPGVLRELAALYGQGVEDVGHYATPAPLTDGIGLLLVSGVLVVGLCVDLLAVTLRSAAPAGLPLLALYSVAAGLSPGGAAWGYFVLAAAGYLLLLLAESRERLSRWGRVFGGPAGGRSNAGLSAGGALAPVRTGRRLGMAALGVAVAVPLALPALDGGLLAGRGVGDGEGSGGGTISAVNPLVSLQSNLNQPENREVLRYRTDNPDAPNQYLRIVALDEFDGTSWRTSEREITDVPDLLPPPPGLSPQVKTTEVRTSLSAAGWYGQTYLPLPYPATQVEIGGRWRFEPVGRTLVGDRKQDTRGARYTVRSLQVQPTAKQLAAAPPAPEAIRAEYTDLPETLPAVVRQTARSVTRGATSDYARAVALQDWFASSGGFTYDTSGTSGTGSEAIVRFLKAKRGFCVHFSFSMAAMARELGIPARVAVGFTPGTAQSDGTRSVGLRDAHAWPELYFEGVGWTRFEPTPTRGSTPDYTVREATPSRTTGPSAEVPTGQQSGAAPAPSASGGCTQQMRRLGDCGPTAGAGAGPTDGGAAWWSRVLVALAVAAPVALLLLLPFLWRLAVRRRRLTAAAGPAPSAPTVDGVRSGRAGGPAVGGGPTLAVWQELTDAAWDVGILPDDALSPRRTAERIVRDGRLDPEPAAAVHRVAGAVEQVLYAPVAPPVAGLSADVLLVRAALLAEVDRWTRLRARLAPRSSVRAVWALSDRWAALTAAVSARGRALRLRIPLRGRG; this is encoded by the coding sequence ATGAGCGGCCGGGCGAGACTGACACTGTTCGCGCTGCTGGCCACGCTGCTGACCTCGTGTTCGATGGTGCCGCTGGTGCATCCGGACTCCTGGCTGCTGCGGGCGATGATCCTCGTCTCGGTGCAGAGCGGGGTCGGCGCGCTGGCCCGGCGGGTGCCGCTGGCCCGGGTGCTGACCGTCGCCGCGCAGCTGCTGGTCTCCCTGGTCCTGCTCACGCTGTCGTACGCCGGCGAGCGCGCGCTGGCCGGTGTGCTGCCCGGCCCGGGCGTGCTCCGGGAACTGGCCGCGCTGTACGGGCAGGGCGTCGAGGACGTGGGCCACTACGCCACGCCCGCGCCGCTCACCGACGGGATCGGGCTGCTGCTCGTCTCCGGCGTGCTGGTGGTCGGGCTGTGCGTGGACCTGCTCGCGGTGACCCTGCGCAGCGCGGCGCCGGCCGGTCTGCCGCTGCTCGCGCTGTACTCGGTGGCCGCGGGGCTCTCGCCGGGCGGCGCCGCGTGGGGCTACTTCGTCCTGGCCGCGGCCGGCTACCTGCTGTTGCTGCTGGCCGAGAGCCGGGAGCGGCTCTCCCGGTGGGGGCGGGTCTTCGGCGGCCCGGCGGGCGGGCGGTCGAACGCCGGGCTGAGCGCGGGCGGGGCACTGGCCCCGGTCCGCACCGGCCGGCGGCTCGGCATGGCGGCCCTCGGGGTCGCGGTGGCCGTGCCGCTGGCGCTGCCCGCGCTGGACGGCGGGCTGCTGGCCGGGCGCGGCGTCGGTGACGGCGAAGGCAGCGGCGGCGGGACCATCTCGGCGGTCAACCCGCTGGTCTCGCTGCAGAGCAACCTGAACCAGCCGGAGAACCGCGAGGTCCTGCGCTACCGCACCGACAATCCCGACGCGCCCAACCAGTACCTGCGGATCGTGGCCCTCGACGAGTTCGACGGCACCTCCTGGCGGACCTCGGAGCGCGAGATCACGGACGTGCCGGACCTGCTGCCGCCCCCGCCGGGGCTGAGCCCGCAGGTGAAGACCACCGAGGTGCGGACCAGCCTGTCGGCGGCCGGCTGGTACGGGCAGACCTACCTGCCGCTCCCCTATCCGGCCACCCAGGTCGAGATCGGTGGGCGCTGGCGGTTCGAGCCGGTCGGGCGGACCCTGGTCGGCGACCGCAAGCAGGACACCCGCGGCGCCCGGTACACCGTGCGCAGCCTCCAGGTGCAGCCGACGGCGAAGCAGCTGGCGGCCGCGCCTCCGGCGCCCGAGGCGATCCGGGCCGAGTACACGGACCTGCCCGAGACGCTGCCGGCGGTGGTGCGGCAGACGGCCCGCTCCGTGACCCGCGGGGCGACGTCCGACTACGCGCGGGCGGTGGCACTCCAGGACTGGTTCGCCTCCTCGGGCGGCTTCACGTACGACACCAGCGGGACCTCGGGGACCGGCAGCGAGGCCATCGTCCGGTTCCTGAAGGCCAAGCGGGGCTTCTGCGTCCATTTCTCCTTCTCGATGGCCGCGATGGCCCGTGAGCTGGGGATCCCGGCGCGGGTCGCGGTGGGCTTCACCCCGGGCACGGCGCAGTCGGACGGCACCCGCTCGGTGGGGCTGCGGGACGCGCACGCCTGGCCCGAGCTGTACTTCGAGGGGGTGGGCTGGACCCGGTTCGAGCCCACCCCGACCCGGGGCAGCACCCCGGACTACACCGTGCGCGAGGCGACCCCGTCGCGGACCACCGGTCCCAGCGCCGAGGTGCCGACCGGTCAGCAGAGCGGCGCCGCGCCGGCGCCGTCCGCGTCGGGCGGCTGCACGCAGCAGATGCGGCGGCTGGGCGACTGCGGGCCGACCGCGGGCGCGGGCGCCGGGCCCACGGACGGCGGCGCCGCGTGGTGGAGCCGGGTCCTGGTGGCCCTCGCGGTGGCGGCGCCGGTGGCGCTGCTGCTCCTGCTGCCGTTCCTGTGGCGGCTGGCGGTGCGCCGGCGGCGGCTGACGGCCGCGGCGGGACCCGCGCCTTCGGCCCCGACGGTGGACGGGGTGCGGTCCGGCCGGGCCGGCGGCCCCGCGGTCGGCGGGGGGCCCACCCTCGCCGTCTGGCAGGAGCTGACCGACGCGGCCTGGGACGTGGGCATCCTGCCCGACGACGCGCTGTCGCCGCGCCGGACCGCGGAGCGCATCGTGCGGGACGGCCGGCTGGATCCGGAGCCCGCGGCCGCGGTGCACCGGGTGGCCGGCGCGGTGGAGCAGGTGCTGTACGCGCCGGTGGCGCCGCCGGTGGCCGGGCTGTCGGCCGACGTGCTGCTGGTTCGGGCCGCGCTGCTGGCGGAGGTCGACCGGTGGACCCGGCTGCGGGCCCGGCTGGCGCCGCGGTCGTCCGTACGGGCCGTGTGGGCGCTCTCGGACCGCTGGGCGGCGCTCACGGCCGCCGTGTCGGCCCGCGGCAGGGCCCTGCGCCTCAGGATCCCGCTGCGCGGCCGGGGCTGA
- a CDS encoding DUF58 domain-containing protein, translating into MTGAGVRPAAGSRDAGERAGLRAALSGLTTRGRSFLAAGVAAAACAYVLGQGDLLRVGLLLAVLPLLCAVALHRTRHRVAASRRLTPLRVPAGAEARVQLRMDNVSRLPTGLLMLQDRVPYVLGPRPRFVLDRVEAGGKREVSYRVRSDLRGRYPLGPLQLQLTDPFGLVELTRSFSAYDTLTVIPRTEPLPSVRMTGEASGYGEGRQRSLALAGDDDVIPRGYRYGDDLRRIHWRSTARYGELMVRREEQPQRARATVLLDTRRVAFQGAGPDSAFEWAVAAAASTLTHLLERGFSVRLLTDTGDSVPAEGAGGFTAGGPESAEAAGMMMDTLAVVGHSDGAGLSRANDALRSGTEGLLIAFFGELDEVQAELAAKMRRRSGAAVAFVLDPAAWTGGAADGGAAQERLRRLREAGWTALAVPPGTAFGQVWRQAGDTPGGRGFAGDDGTAGTTGTGGWA; encoded by the coding sequence ATGACCGGGGCCGGGGTACGCCCCGCGGCCGGGAGCCGTGACGCCGGCGAGCGCGCGGGACTGCGGGCGGCCCTGTCGGGGCTGACCACGCGCGGCCGCTCCTTCCTGGCCGCGGGGGTCGCCGCCGCCGCGTGCGCGTACGTCCTGGGCCAGGGCGACCTGCTGCGGGTCGGGCTGCTGCTCGCGGTGCTGCCGCTGCTGTGCGCGGTGGCGCTGCACCGCACCCGCCACCGGGTGGCGGCGAGCCGCCGGCTGACCCCGCTGCGGGTCCCGGCGGGCGCCGAGGCGCGGGTGCAACTGCGGATGGACAACGTCTCGCGGCTGCCCACCGGGCTGCTGATGCTCCAGGACCGGGTGCCGTACGTGCTGGGGCCGCGGCCCCGGTTCGTGCTCGACCGGGTCGAGGCGGGCGGCAAGCGGGAGGTGTCCTACCGGGTCCGCTCGGACCTGCGCGGGCGCTACCCGCTGGGCCCGCTCCAGCTCCAGCTCACCGACCCGTTCGGGCTGGTCGAGCTGACCCGGTCGTTCAGCGCGTACGACACGCTCACCGTGATCCCGCGGACCGAGCCGCTGCCGTCGGTGCGGATGACCGGCGAGGCCTCCGGGTACGGGGAGGGCCGGCAGCGCTCGCTCGCGCTGGCCGGCGACGACGACGTGATCCCGCGCGGCTACCGGTACGGCGACGACCTGCGCCGGATCCACTGGCGTTCGACGGCACGGTACGGGGAGCTGATGGTGCGCCGCGAGGAGCAGCCGCAGCGGGCCCGGGCCACGGTCCTGCTGGACACCCGGCGGGTCGCGTTCCAGGGCGCCGGGCCGGACTCGGCCTTCGAGTGGGCGGTCGCCGCGGCCGCCTCGACCCTGACGCACCTGCTCGAACGGGGTTTCTCCGTAAGGCTGTTGACGGACACCGGCGACTCGGTGCCGGCGGAGGGCGCGGGCGGGTTCACCGCCGGCGGCCCGGAGTCGGCCGAGGCGGCCGGGATGATGATGGACACCCTCGCGGTCGTCGGCCACTCCGACGGCGCCGGGCTGTCCCGGGCGAACGACGCCCTGCGCAGCGGCACCGAGGGGCTGCTGATCGCCTTCTTCGGCGAACTCGACGAGGTGCAGGCCGAGCTGGCCGCGAAGATGCGCCGGCGCAGCGGCGCCGCCGTGGCGTTCGTCCTCGACCCGGCGGCGTGGACCGGCGGGGCGGCGGACGGCGGTGCGGCGCAGGAGCGGCTGCGGAGGCTGCGGGAGGCCGGGTGGACGGCGCTTGCCGTGCCGCCGGGTACCGCTTTCGGACAGGTGTGGCGGCAGGCCGGGGACACCCCCGGCGGCCGCGGATTCGCCGGGGACGACGGCACTGCAGGCACGACGGGCACGGGGGGCTGGGCATGA
- a CDS encoding AAA family ATPase, translating to MTTYDDRASLADLTTTADRVRRSVESVIEGKPEVVRLALTVLLAEGHLLIEDVPGVGKTMLAKTLARSIDCSVQRIQFTPDLLPSDITGVSIYDQQRREFEFKPGAIFAQIVIGDEINRASPKTQSALLESMEERQVTADGQTYQLPSPFMVVATQNPVEMEGTYPLPEAQRDRFMARVSVGYPSAEAELQMLDVHGRVSPLDDLQPVAHAHDIVKLIDAVREVYVAEPVRRYVVDLVAATRSHPDLRLGASPRATLHLLRAVKASAALSGRDFVLPDDVQALAAPVLAHRLLPTAQAQLNRRSAEQVVAEILQRTPVPTAAVGAGGIGAPAGHGDRSPGVRGY from the coding sequence GTGACGACCTATGACGATCGAGCGAGCCTCGCTGATCTGACCACCACAGCCGATCGGGTGCGCCGATCGGTGGAGAGTGTGATCGAGGGCAAGCCCGAGGTCGTTCGGCTCGCACTGACCGTGCTGCTCGCCGAGGGCCATCTGCTGATCGAGGACGTGCCGGGCGTCGGCAAGACCATGCTGGCCAAGACGCTGGCACGGTCCATCGACTGTTCCGTGCAGCGGATCCAGTTCACGCCGGACCTGCTGCCGTCGGACATCACGGGTGTGAGCATCTACGACCAGCAGCGCCGCGAGTTCGAGTTCAAGCCGGGCGCGATCTTCGCCCAGATCGTGATCGGCGACGAGATCAACCGCGCGTCGCCGAAGACCCAGTCGGCACTGCTGGAGTCGATGGAGGAACGCCAGGTCACCGCGGACGGGCAGACGTACCAGCTGCCCAGCCCGTTCATGGTGGTGGCCACGCAGAACCCGGTGGAGATGGAGGGCACCTACCCGCTCCCCGAGGCCCAGCGCGACCGCTTCATGGCCCGGGTGTCGGTCGGCTACCCGAGCGCCGAGGCCGAGCTGCAGATGCTCGACGTGCACGGCCGGGTGTCGCCGCTCGACGACCTGCAGCCGGTGGCGCACGCCCACGACATCGTGAAGCTGATCGACGCGGTCCGCGAGGTGTACGTGGCCGAGCCGGTCCGGCGCTACGTCGTCGACCTGGTCGCCGCCACCCGCAGCCACCCGGACCTGCGGCTGGGCGCCTCGCCGCGGGCCACGCTGCACCTGCTGCGCGCGGTGAAGGCCTCGGCCGCGCTGTCCGGGCGGGACTTCGTGCTGCCCGACGACGTGCAGGCGCTGGCCGCGCCGGTCCTCGCCCACCGGCTGCTGCCGACCGCGCAGGCCCAGCTGAACCGCCGCTCGGCGGAGCAGGTGGTCGCCGAGATCCTGCAGCGCACCCCGGTGCCGACCGCGGCCGTGGGGGCCGGCGGCATCGGCGCCCCGGCCGGGCACGGCGATCGGTCGCCTGGCGTCCGGGGGTACTGA
- a CDS encoding TetR/AcrR family transcriptional regulator, producing the protein MDSSSTRRRATRQKLYEAAVTLIAEQGFSATTVDEIAERAGVAKGTVYYNFASKTVLFEELLRHGVGLLTASLKAAAEETEERGGTRVEALDAMIRAGLVFIDAYPAFTQLYVAELWRTNRAWQSTLMVVRGEAVAVVEKVLSEGVERGELSAEIDVPLTAAALVGMVLVAALDWQSFQSERSLDDVHSALSLLLRGRVSGG; encoded by the coding sequence ATGGACAGCAGCAGCACCAGACGGCGGGCCACGCGGCAGAAGCTCTACGAAGCGGCCGTCACGCTCATCGCGGAACAGGGCTTCTCCGCCACCACCGTCGACGAGATCGCCGAGCGCGCCGGGGTCGCCAAGGGCACGGTCTACTACAACTTCGCCAGCAAGACCGTCCTGTTCGAGGAGCTGCTGCGGCACGGGGTCGGGCTGCTGACCGCGTCCCTGAAGGCCGCCGCCGAGGAGACCGAGGAGCGCGGCGGCACCCGGGTCGAGGCGCTCGACGCCATGATCCGGGCGGGCCTCGTCTTCATCGACGCCTACCCGGCCTTCACCCAGCTGTACGTGGCCGAGCTCTGGCGGACCAACCGGGCCTGGCAGTCCACCCTGATGGTGGTCCGCGGCGAGGCCGTCGCCGTCGTCGAGAAGGTGCTCAGCGAGGGCGTGGAGCGCGGCGAGCTGAGCGCCGAGATCGACGTGCCGCTGACCGCGGCCGCGCTGGTCGGCATGGTCCTCGTCGCCGCCCTGGACTGGCAGTCCTTCCAGAGCGAGCGCTCGCTCGACGACGTCCACTCGGCGCTGTCCCTGCTCCTGCGCGGCCGCGTCAGCGGCGGCTGA